The following are encoded together in the Citrus sinensis cultivar Valencia sweet orange chromosome 1, DVS_A1.0, whole genome shotgun sequence genome:
- the LOC127903692 gene encoding secreted RxLR effector protein 161-like — protein MKGTMLAQGIAKDELYKLLSQEESIHSSSVQLSEPISMMSIISSNNNVTSVQASNIDFRLESKSLKAHMLGRKDCNTPISVADKLQKDKGRMFEYPSPYRSIVGSLQYLTLTIPDIAFTVNKLSRFLAAPTNLHWQTCKRVLRYLQSIAHVGLQFFNLGLLTLKAYSNANWGSDPYDRRYVRGYCVYLGSNLLSWSFKKHNIVSRSTVESEYRALTLTTSEIL, from the exons ATGAAGGGCACTATGCTGGCTCAGGGGATTGCCAAAGATGAACTGTATAAGCTACTATCACAAGAGGAATCTATTCATTCTTCTTCTGTGCAATTGTCTGAACCTATTTCTATGATGTCAATCATTTCTTCCAATAATAATGTCACCTCTGTTCAAGCATCTAATATTGACTTCCGTTTAGAATCCAAATCTCTT AAAGCTCACATGCTTGGCCGTAAGGATTGTAACACACCTATTAGTGTTGCTGATAAATTGCAGAAAGACAAAGGCCGTATGTTTGAATATCCTTCCCCATATAGAAGCATTGTTGGCTCTCTACAATATTTAACACTGACCATACCAGATATTGCATTTACAGTCAATAAGTTGAGTCGGTTTTTGGCTGCTCCAACTAATTTACACTGGCAAACCTGTAAAAGAGTGTTGAGATATCTACAAAGCATAGCCCACGTTGGACTTCAGTTCTTCAATTTAGGTCTCCTAACTTTAAAAGCTTATTCGAATGCAAACTGGGGTTCTGATCCATATGACAGGAGATATGTTAGGGGATATTGTGTTTATCTTGGTTCAAACCTTTTGTCTTGGTCATTTAAGAAACATAATATTGTTTCTAGATCAACTGTTGAATCCGAGTATAGAGCTTTAACCTTGACCACATCGGAAATATTGTAG
- the LOC107178468 gene encoding repetitive proline-rich cell wall protein 1-like: protein MSLTYLPVLLLGVVVLLATPSLADYSKPPFYEHPKIDKPFPKPPKIDKPFPKPPKIDKPFPKPPVYEPPKVGKPFPKPPKIEKPFPKPPKIEKPFPKPPKIDKPYPKPPVYEPPKIDKPFPKPPVYEPPKVDKPFPKPPKIDKPFPKPPIYEPPKIGKPFPKPPVFEHPKVGKPFPEHKPPYNPPHN, encoded by the exons ATGTCTCTAACATACTTGCCAGTGTTGCTCCTTGGGGTGGTGGTACTTCTCGCCACTCCATCTCTTGCTGATTACTCTAAGCCACCATTTTACGAACATCCCAAGATTGACAAGCCTTTCCCAAAGCCTCCCAAGATTGATAAGCCATTCCCAAAGC CTCCCAAGATTGACAAGCCATTCCCAAAGCCTCCAGTCTACGAGCCTCCGAAGGTTGGCAAGCCATTTCCCAAGCCTCCAAAGATTGAGAAGCCATTCCCAAAACCTCCCAAGATTGAGAAGCCATTCCCAAAGCCTCCCAAGATTGACAAGCCATATCCAAAGCCTCCAGTTTATGAGCCTCCCAAGATCGACAAGCCATTTCCAAAGCCTCCAGTTTACGAGCCTCCGAAGGTTGACAAGCCTTTTCCAAAGCCTCCCAAGATTGACAAGCCATTCCCTAAGCCTCCAATCTACGAGCCTCCAAAGATTGGGAAGCCTTTCCCAAAACCACCGGTTTTCGAACACCCTAAAGTAGGGAAGCCATTCCCAGAACACAAGCCACCCTACAATCCCCCACACAactga